One region of Pseudomonas alvandae genomic DNA includes:
- the fdhA gene encoding formaldehyde dehydrogenase, glutathione-independent, with protein sequence MSGNRGVVYLGNGKVEVQKIDYPKMQDPRGRKIEHGVILRVVSTNICGSDQHMVRGRTTAQTGLVLGHEITGEVIEKGSDVENLKIGDLVSVPFNVACGRCRSCKEQHTGVCLTVNPARAGGAYGYVDMGDWTGGQAEYVLVPYADFNLLKLPDRDKAMEKIRDLTCLSDILPTGYHGAVTAGVGPGSTVYIAGAGPVGLAAAASARLLGAAVVIIGDVNPVRLAHAKAQGFEIADLSQDTPLHEQIAALLGEPEVDCAVDAVGFEARGHGHDGVKHEAPATVLNSLMGVVRVAGKIGIPGLYVTEDPGAVDAAAKMGSLSIRFGLGWAKSHSFHTGQTPVMKYNRQLMQAIMWDRINIAEIVGVQVISLDDAPKGYGEFDAGVPKKFVIDPHKLFSAA encoded by the coding sequence ATGTCTGGTAATCGTGGTGTCGTGTATCTCGGCAACGGCAAGGTCGAAGTACAGAAAATCGACTATCCAAAAATGCAGGACCCGCGCGGCAGGAAGATTGAGCACGGTGTCATCCTGCGCGTGGTCTCCACCAACATCTGCGGCTCCGACCAGCACATGGTGCGCGGCCGTACCACTGCCCAGACCGGTCTGGTCCTGGGTCACGAAATCACCGGTGAAGTGATCGAAAAGGGCAGCGACGTCGAGAACCTGAAAATCGGTGATCTGGTGTCGGTGCCGTTCAACGTGGCTTGCGGGCGCTGCCGTTCCTGCAAAGAGCAACACACGGGCGTGTGCCTGACCGTCAACCCGGCCCGTGCCGGCGGTGCCTATGGTTACGTGGACATGGGCGACTGGACCGGCGGCCAGGCCGAATACGTGCTGGTGCCGTACGCCGACTTCAACCTGCTGAAACTGCCGGACCGCGACAAGGCCATGGAGAAAATCCGTGACCTGACCTGCCTGTCCGACATCCTGCCGACCGGCTACCATGGCGCCGTCACTGCCGGCGTTGGCCCTGGCAGCACCGTCTACATCGCCGGTGCCGGCCCGGTTGGCCTGGCCGCTGCTGCTTCCGCTCGCCTGTTGGGCGCGGCCGTGGTCATCATCGGCGACGTCAACCCGGTTCGCCTGGCCCACGCCAAGGCCCAGGGTTTTGAAATTGCCGACTTGTCCCAGGACACCCCGCTGCACGAACAGATCGCCGCGCTGTTGGGCGAGCCTGAGGTCGATTGCGCGGTCGACGCGGTTGGCTTCGAAGCCCGTGGCCACGGCCATGACGGCGTCAAGCACGAAGCCCCGGCCACCGTGCTCAACTCGCTGATGGGCGTGGTCCGCGTGGCCGGCAAGATCGGCATCCCCGGCCTCTACGTCACCGAAGACCCGGGCGCGGTCGATGCAGCGGCGAAGATGGGCAGCCTGAGCATCCGCTTCGGTCTTGGCTGGGCCAAATCCCACAGCTTCCACACCGGCCAGACCCCGGTAATGAAGTACAACCGCCAACTGATGCAGGCGATCATGTGGGACCGCATCAACATCGCCGAAATCGTTGGTGTGCAGGTCATCAGCCTGGACGACGCGCCGAAAGGCTACGGCGAGTTCGATGCGGGCGTGCCGAAGAAGTTTGTGATCGATCCGCACAAGTTGTTCAGCGCGGCGTAA
- the purU gene encoding formyltetrahydrofolate deformylase, translated as MSRAPDTWILTADCPSVLGTVDAVTRFLFEQGCYVTEHHSFDDRLSARFFIRVEFRQPDGFDEQSFRAGLAERAQAFGMVFELTPPNYRPKVVIMVSKADHCLNDLLYRQRIGQLSMDVVAVVSNHPDLKPLADWHQIPYYHFPLDPNDKPAQERQVWQVIEDTGAELVILARYMQVLSPELCRKLDGKAINIHHSLLPGFKGAKPYHQAYNKGVKLVGATAHYINNDLDEGPIIAQGVEVVDHSHYPEDLIAKGRDIEGLTLARAVGYHIERRVFLNANRTVVL; from the coding sequence ATGAGCCGCGCCCCGGATACATGGATTCTCACCGCCGACTGCCCCAGCGTGCTCGGCACGGTGGATGCGGTGACCCGCTTTCTGTTCGAGCAGGGCTGCTACGTCACCGAGCATCATTCCTTCGACGACCGGCTCTCGGCGCGCTTTTTCATTCGCGTGGAGTTTCGCCAGCCTGATGGTTTCGATGAGCAGAGCTTTCGCGCCGGCCTGGCCGAGCGTGCGCAAGCCTTCGGGATGGTCTTCGAACTGACGCCGCCGAACTACCGGCCCAAAGTGGTGATCATGGTCTCCAAGGCCGATCACTGCCTCAACGATTTGCTCTACCGCCAGCGCATCGGCCAGTTATCCATGGACGTGGTGGCCGTAGTCTCCAACCACCCGGACCTCAAGCCGCTGGCCGACTGGCACCAGATTCCCTACTACCATTTCCCCCTGGACCCGAACGACAAGCCGGCCCAGGAGCGGCAGGTGTGGCAGGTGATCGAAGACACCGGTGCCGAACTGGTGATCCTTGCCCGCTACATGCAAGTGCTGTCTCCGGAGTTGTGCCGCAAGCTCGATGGCAAGGCGATCAACATCCATCACTCGCTGCTGCCGGGCTTCAAGGGCGCCAAGCCGTATCACCAGGCCTACAACAAAGGCGTGAAGCTGGTGGGCGCCACGGCGCACTACATCAACAACGACCTGGACGAAGGCCCGATCATCGCCCAGGGCGTGGAGGTGGTGGACCACAGCCACTATCCCGAAGACCTGATCGCCAAGGGCCGGGACATCGAAGGGCTGACCTTGGCCCGGGCGGTGGGGTATCACATTGAGCGGCGAGTATTTCTGAACGCCAATCGTACCGTGGTGCTTTAG
- a CDS encoding sarcosine oxidase subunit gamma encodes MTAVNVYQQRPTTGAKAESSLHHADLASLVGKGRKNAGVTVREKKLLGHLTLRGDGHDPAFAAGVHKALGLELPGALSVIIKGETSLQWLGPDEWLLVVPTGEEFAAEQKLREALGDLHIQIVNVSGGQQILELSGPNVRDVLMKSTSYDVHPSNFPVGKAVGTVFAKSQLVIRHTAEDTWELVIRRSFSDYWWLWLQDAAAEYGLSVQA; translated from the coding sequence ATGACCGCAGTCAACGTGTACCAACAACGCCCAACCACCGGGGCCAAGGCCGAGTCGTCGCTGCACCATGCCGACCTCGCCAGCCTGGTCGGCAAGGGCCGCAAGAACGCCGGCGTGACCGTGCGCGAGAAAAAACTCCTCGGCCACCTGACCCTTCGTGGTGATGGCCACGACCCGGCGTTCGCCGCCGGCGTACACAAGGCCCTGGGCCTGGAATTGCCGGGCGCCCTGAGCGTCATCATCAAGGGCGAGACCAGTCTGCAATGGCTCGGCCCGGATGAATGGCTGCTGGTGGTGCCCACCGGCGAAGAGTTCGCCGCCGAGCAGAAGCTGCGCGAAGCCCTGGGCGACCTGCACATCCAGATCGTCAACGTCAGCGGCGGCCAGCAGATCCTCGAACTGTCCGGCCCGAACGTACGCGACGTGCTGATGAAATCCACCAGCTACGATGTACACCCAAGCAACTTTCCGGTGGGCAAGGCGGTGGGCACGGTGTTCGCCAAGTCGCAGCTGGTGATCCGCCACACGGCAGAGGACACCTGGGAACTGGTGATCCGCCGCAGCTTCTCCGATTACTGGTGGCTGTGGTTGCAGGATGCGGCGGCTGAGTATGGGTTGAGCGTGCAGGCCTGA
- a CDS encoding sarcosine oxidase subunit alpha: protein MSQINRLSNGGRIDRNKVLTFTFNGQTYKGFEGDSLAAALLANGVDIIGRSFKYSRPRGIFAAGAEEPNAVLQIGATEATQIPNVRATQQALYQGLVATSTNGWPNVNNDMMGILGKVGGKLMPPGFYYKTFMYPQSFWMTYEKYIRKAAGLGRSPTENDPDTYDYMNRHCDVLIVGAGPSGLAAALAAGRSGARVILADEQEEFGGSLLDSRESLDGKPATEWVAAAVAELRSMPEVVLLPRATVNGYHDHNFLTIHERLTDHLGDRAPIGQVRQRINRVRAKRVVLATGACERPLVYGNNDVPGNMLAGAVSTYIRRYGVAPGKKLVLSTNNDHAYRVALDWFDAGLQVVAVADARSNPRGALVEEARAKGIRILTGSAVIEARGSKRVTAARVAAIDVRAHKVTSPGEWLDCDLVASSGGYSPVVHLASHLGGKPIWREDILGFVPGEAPQKRVCVGGINGVYGLGDSLADGFEGGVRAASEAGFKAVEGVLPKALSRHEEPTLALFQVPHEKATARAPKQFVDLQNDVTAAAIELATREGFESVEHVKRYTALGFGTDQGKLGNVNGLAIAARSLNVSIPQMGTTMFRPNYTPVTFGAVAGRHCGHIFEPVRFTALHAWHVKNGAEFEDVGQWKRPWYFPKNGEDLHAAVKRECQAVRDSVGLLDASTLGKIDIQGPDAREFLNRVYTNAWTKLDVGKARYGLMCKEDGMVFDDGVTACLADNHFLMTTTTGGAARVLQWLEIYHQTEWPDLKVYFTSVTDHWATMTLSGPNSRKLLGDVTDIDLDKDAFPFMTWKEGLVGGVPARVFRISFTGELSYEINVQADYAMGVLEQIVEAGKKYNLTPYGTETMHVLRAEKGFIIVGQDTDGSMTPDDLNMGWCVGRTKPFSWIGWRGMNREDCVREDRKQLVGLKPIDPNVWLPEGAQLVFNPKQAIPMSMVGHVTSSYAHNSLGYSFAMGVVKGGLKRLGERVFAPLADGSVIEAEIVSSVFFDPKGDRQNI, encoded by the coding sequence ATGAGCCAGATCAATCGCCTGTCCAACGGCGGACGGATCGACCGCAACAAAGTGCTGACATTCACCTTCAACGGCCAGACCTACAAAGGCTTCGAAGGTGACTCCCTGGCCGCCGCGCTGCTGGCCAACGGTGTCGACATCATCGGCCGCAGCTTCAAGTATTCCCGTCCGCGCGGCATCTTCGCCGCCGGCGCCGAAGAGCCGAACGCGGTGCTGCAGATCGGTGCCACCGAAGCCACGCAGATTCCCAACGTGCGCGCCACGCAACAGGCGCTGTACCAAGGTTTGGTCGCCACCAGCACCAACGGCTGGCCGAATGTGAACAACGACATGATGGGGATTCTCGGCAAGGTCGGCGGCAAGCTGATGCCACCGGGTTTCTACTACAAAACCTTCATGTACCCGCAATCGTTCTGGATGACCTACGAGAAGTACATCCGCAAGGCCGCAGGCCTGGGCCGCTCGCCGACCGAGAACGATCCGGACACCTACGACTACATGAACCGTCACTGCGACGTGCTGATCGTTGGCGCCGGCCCGTCTGGCCTGGCTGCAGCGTTGGCCGCTGGCCGCAGCGGTGCCCGAGTGATCCTGGCCGATGAGCAGGAAGAGTTCGGCGGCAGCCTGCTCGATTCCCGCGAGAGCCTGGACGGCAAGCCGGCGACCGAGTGGGTCGCGGCCGCAGTGGCTGAGCTGCGCTCGATGCCGGAAGTGGTGCTGTTGCCTCGCGCCACCGTGAACGGTTATCACGACCATAACTTCCTGACCATCCATGAGCGGCTCACTGATCACCTGGGTGACCGCGCACCGATCGGCCAGGTTCGCCAGCGCATCAACCGCGTCCGCGCCAAGCGCGTGGTGCTGGCGACCGGCGCCTGCGAGCGCCCATTGGTCTACGGCAACAACGACGTGCCGGGCAACATGCTGGCTGGCGCGGTTTCTACCTACATCCGCCGCTACGGCGTGGCCCCGGGCAAGAAACTGGTCCTGAGCACCAACAACGACCACGCCTATCGCGTGGCCCTGGACTGGTTCGACGCTGGCCTGCAAGTGGTCGCCGTGGCCGACGCCCGCAGTAACCCACGGGGTGCGCTGGTGGAAGAAGCCCGCGCCAAGGGCATCCGCATCCTCACCGGCAGCGCCGTGATCGAGGCCCGTGGCAGCAAGCGCGTCACCGCGGCGCGTGTGGCCGCGATCGACGTCCGCGCTCACAAAGTCACCAGCCCCGGCGAATGGCTGGACTGCGACCTGGTGGCCAGCTCCGGCGGCTATAGCCCGGTGGTCCATCTGGCTTCACACCTGGGTGGCAAGCCGATCTGGCGTGAAGACATCCTCGGTTTCGTACCGGGCGAAGCCCCGCAAAAGCGTGTCTGCGTCGGCGGTATCAACGGCGTCTATGGTCTCGGCGATAGCTTGGCCGACGGTTTCGAAGGCGGCGTGCGTGCGGCCAGCGAAGCCGGCTTCAAGGCCGTCGAGGGCGTGTTGCCTAAGGCGCTGAGCCGTCACGAAGAACCGACCCTGGCGCTGTTCCAGGTGCCCCACGAAAAAGCCACCGCACGGGCGCCGAAGCAATTCGTCGACCTGCAGAACGACGTCACTGCCGCCGCCATCGAGCTCGCCACCCGTGAAGGCTTCGAGTCGGTGGAGCACGTCAAGCGCTACACCGCACTGGGCTTCGGTACCGACCAGGGCAAGCTGGGCAACGTCAACGGCCTGGCCATCGCGGCCCGCTCGCTGAACGTGAGCATCCCGCAGATGGGCACCACCATGTTCCGTCCGAACTACACGCCGGTGACTTTCGGCGCGGTGGCGGGGCGGCACTGCGGGCACATCTTCGAGCCGGTGCGCTTCACCGCGCTGCATGCCTGGCATGTGAAGAACGGTGCCGAATTCGAAGACGTCGGCCAGTGGAAGCGCCCTTGGTACTTCCCGAAGAACGGCGAAGACCTGCATGCCGCGGTCAAGCGCGAATGCCAGGCCGTGCGTGACAGCGTCGGTCTGCTCGACGCTTCGACCCTGGGCAAGATCGACATCCAGGGCCCGGATGCCCGCGAGTTCCTCAACCGCGTCTACACCAACGCCTGGACCAAGCTCGACGTGGGCAAGGCCCGCTACGGCCTGATGTGCAAGGAAGACGGCATGGTCTTCGACGACGGCGTAACGGCCTGTCTGGCGGACAACCACTTCCTGATGACCACCACCACCGGCGGCGCGGCGCGCGTGCTGCAATGGCTGGAGATCTATCACCAGACCGAATGGCCGGACCTGAAGGTGTACTTCACCTCGGTCACTGACCACTGGGCGACCATGACCCTGTCGGGGCCCAACAGCCGCAAGCTGCTCGGCGACGTTACCGACATCGACCTGGACAAGGACGCCTTCCCGTTCATGACCTGGAAGGAAGGCCTGGTGGGCGGCGTCCCGGCGCGGGTGTTCCGGATCTCGTTCACCGGTGAGCTGTCGTACGAAATCAACGTGCAGGCCGACTACGCCATGGGCGTGCTCGAGCAGATCGTCGAGGCCGGTAAGAAGTACAACCTGACCCCATACGGCACCGAGACCATGCACGTATTGCGGGCCGAAAAAGGCTTCATCATCGTCGGCCAGGACACCGATGGCTCGATGACCCCGGACGACCTGAACATGGGCTGGTGCGTTGGCCGGACCAAGCCGTTTTCGTGGATCGGCTGGCGCGGCATGAACCGGGAAGATTGCGTGCGTGAAGACCGCAAGCAACTGGTGGGCCTCAAGCCGATCGACCCGAATGTCTGGCTGCCGGAAGGCGCGCAGCTGGTGTTCAACCCCAAGCAGGCGATTCCGATGTCGATGGTCGGCCATGTCACCTCCAGCTATGCGCATAACTCCCTGGGTTATTCGTTTGCGATGGGCGTGGTCAAGGGCGGCTTGAAGCGCCTGGGCGAGCGAGTGTTCGCGCCATTGGCCGACGGCAGCGTGATCGAGGCAGAGATTGTTTCTTCGGTGTTCTTCGATCCGAAGGGGGATCGGCAGAACATCTAA
- a CDS encoding sarcosine oxidase subunit delta produces MLHIFCPHCGELRSEEEFHASGQAHIPRPLDPNACTDEEWGDYMFFRDNPRGLHHELWDHVAGCRQYFNATRDTVTYEILETYKIGEKPQFTDKADSPKAAAQALGEKV; encoded by the coding sequence ATGTTGCATATCTTCTGTCCTCACTGCGGCGAACTGCGCTCCGAAGAGGAATTCCATGCATCCGGCCAGGCGCACATCCCGCGTCCACTGGATCCGAACGCCTGCACCGACGAGGAGTGGGGCGACTACATGTTCTTCCGCGACAACCCACGTGGCTTGCACCATGAGCTGTGGGATCATGTCGCCGGTTGCCGCCAGTACTTCAACGCGACCCGTGACACCGTGACTTACGAGATTCTCGAAACCTACAAGATCGGCGAAAAGCCGCAGTTCACCGACAAGGCTGACAGTCCGAAAGCGGCTGCACAGGCTCTGGGAGAGAAGGTATGA
- a CDS encoding sarcosine oxidase subunit beta — protein MQRYSGFGLFKHSLSHHENWQRMWRTPTPKKVYDVVIVGGGGHGLATAYYLAKEHGITNVAVVEKGWLGGGNTARNTTIVRSNYLWDESAHLYEHAMKLWEGLSQDLNYNVMFSQRGVYNLCHTLQDIRDSERRVSANRLNGVDGELLNAKQVADEIPYLDCSKNTRYPVMGATVQRRGGVARHDAVAWGFARAADALGVDLIQQTEVIGFRKENGVCIGVETNKGFIGAKRVGVVTAGNSGHMAKLAGFRLPIESHPLQALVSEPIKPIIDSVIMSNAVHGYISQSDKGDLVIGAGIDGYNGYGQRGSYPVIEHTIQAIVEMFPVLSRVRMNRQWGGIVDTTPDACPIISKTPVPNMFFNCGWGTGGFKATPGSGNVFAASLAKGEMHPLAAPFSIDRFHNGALIDEHGAAAVAH, from the coding sequence ATGCAACGCTATTCGGGCTTCGGCCTCTTCAAACACTCACTCAGCCATCATGAAAACTGGCAGCGGATGTGGCGCACGCCGACCCCGAAAAAGGTCTACGACGTGGTCATCGTCGGCGGTGGCGGGCACGGCCTGGCGACCGCCTACTACCTGGCCAAGGAGCACGGCATCACCAACGTGGCCGTGGTCGAGAAGGGCTGGTTGGGCGGCGGTAACACCGCGCGCAACACCACCATCGTGCGCTCCAACTACCTGTGGGATGAATCGGCCCACCTGTACGAACACGCGATGAAACTCTGGGAAGGCCTGTCCCAGGACCTGAACTACAACGTGATGTTCTCCCAGCGTGGCGTCTACAACCTGTGCCACACCCTGCAGGACATCCGTGATTCCGAGCGTCGCGTCAGCGCCAACCGCCTCAACGGCGTGGACGGCGAGCTGCTCAACGCCAAGCAAGTGGCCGACGAGATCCCGTACCTGGATTGCTCGAAAAACACCCGCTACCCGGTGATGGGCGCCACCGTCCAGCGTCGCGGCGGCGTGGCCCGTCACGATGCCGTGGCCTGGGGCTTTGCCCGGGCGGCGGACGCGTTGGGCGTGGACCTGATCCAGCAGACCGAAGTGATCGGTTTCCGCAAGGAAAACGGCGTGTGCATCGGCGTGGAAACCAACAAGGGCTTCATCGGCGCCAAGCGCGTCGGCGTGGTGACCGCCGGTAACTCCGGGCACATGGCCAAGCTCGCGGGCTTCCGCCTGCCGATCGAATCCCACCCGCTGCAGGCGTTGGTGTCCGAGCCGATCAAGCCGATCATCGACAGCGTGATCATGTCCAACGCCGTGCACGGCTACATCAGCCAGTCCGACAAGGGTGACCTGGTGATCGGTGCCGGTATCGACGGCTACAACGGCTACGGCCAGCGGGGTTCGTACCCGGTGATCGAGCACACCATCCAGGCCATCGTCGAGATGTTCCCGGTGTTGTCCCGCGTGCGCATGAACCGCCAATGGGGCGGCATCGTCGACACCACGCCGGACGCCTGCCCGATCATCTCGAAAACTCCGGTGCCGAATATGTTCTTCAACTGCGGTTGGGGCACCGGTGGCTTCAAGGCCACACCTGGCTCGGGCAACGTGTTTGCCGCGAGCCTGGCCAAGGGTGAAATGCACCCATTGGCTGCACCTTTCTCCATCGACCGTTTCCACAACGGTGCGTTGATCGATGAACACGGCGCTGCTGCGGTTGCCCACTAA
- the glyA gene encoding serine hydroxymethyltransferase produces MFSKQDQIQGYDDALLAAMNAEEQRQEDHIELIASENYTSKRVMQAQGSGLTNKYAEGYPGKRYYGGCEHVDKVEALAIERAKQLFGADYANVQPHSGSSANSAVYLALLQAGDTILGMSLAHGGHLTHGAKVSSSGKLYNAVQYGIDTTTGLIDYDEVERLAVECKPKMIVAGFSAYSKTLDFPRFRQIADKVGALLFVDMAHVAGLVAAGLYPNPLPYADVVTTTTHKTLRGPRGGLILAKANEEIEKKLNAAVFPGAQGGPLMHVIAGKAVCFKEAAEPGFKAYQQQVIDNAQAMAGVFIKRGYDVVSGGTDNHLFLVSLIRQGLTGKDADAALGRAHITVNKNAVPNDPQSPFVTSGLRIGTPAVTTRGFKVTQCVTLAGWICDILDNLGDADVEANVAQQVAALCADFPVYR; encoded by the coding sequence ATGTTCAGCAAGCAAGACCAAATCCAAGGCTACGATGATGCACTGCTGGCGGCGATGAATGCCGAGGAGCAACGCCAGGAAGATCACATCGAACTGATCGCGTCGGAGAACTACACCAGCAAGCGTGTGATGCAGGCCCAGGGCAGCGGCTTGACCAACAAATACGCCGAAGGCTATCCGGGCAAGCGCTACTACGGTGGCTGCGAGCACGTCGATAAAGTCGAAGCCCTGGCCATCGAGCGCGCCAAGCAATTGTTCGGCGCCGATTACGCCAACGTCCAGCCGCACTCCGGTTCGTCGGCCAACAGCGCCGTCTACCTGGCCTTGCTGCAAGCCGGCGACACCATCCTGGGCATGAGCCTGGCCCACGGCGGTCACCTGACCCACGGTGCCAAAGTGTCGTCCTCGGGCAAGCTCTACAACGCGGTGCAATACGGCATCGACACCACCACCGGCCTGATCGACTACGACGAAGTCGAGCGCCTGGCAGTCGAGTGCAAGCCGAAGATGATCGTTGCCGGTTTCTCCGCCTACTCCAAGACCCTGGATTTCCCACGTTTCCGCCAGATCGCCGACAAGGTCGGTGCGCTGTTGTTCGTCGACATGGCCCACGTGGCTGGCCTGGTTGCCGCCGGCCTGTACCCGAACCCGCTGCCGTACGCCGACGTGGTGACCACCACCACCCACAAGACCCTGCGCGGTCCACGTGGCGGCCTGATCCTGGCCAAGGCCAACGAAGAAATCGAGAAGAAGCTCAACGCCGCGGTATTCCCCGGCGCCCAGGGCGGCCCGCTGATGCACGTGATCGCCGGCAAGGCGGTGTGCTTCAAGGAAGCGGCGGAGCCTGGCTTCAAGGCGTACCAGCAGCAAGTGATCGATAACGCCCAGGCCATGGCTGGCGTGTTCATCAAGCGCGGCTACGATGTAGTGTCCGGCGGCACCGACAACCATCTGTTCCTGGTCAGCCTGATTCGCCAAGGCCTGACCGGCAAGGACGCCGACGCCGCCCTGGGCCGTGCCCACATCACCGTCAACAAGAACGCCGTGCCGAACGACCCGCAATCGCCGTTCGTGACCTCGGGCCTGCGCATCGGCACCCCGGCGGTGACCACGCGTGGTTTCAAGGTTACCCAGTGCGTCACGCTGGCCGGCTGGATCTGCGACATCCTCGACAACCTCGGCGACGCCGATGTCGAGGCCAATGTCGCGCAGCAAGTGGCGGCCCTGTGCGCGGACTTCCCGGTTTATCGCTGA
- a CDS encoding TraX family protein → MRRRDGALDLLKWLALLSMILDHLRYVGFSVDWLYVPGRLAFPWFCLAMAANLARGGPSAGSWRYLGWLLLFSAVSEIPYRLFIPDPTTLNVMPTLVLGLLVARCWRTPTLEARGLAAAALLLAGLFSSQLMFGFFGVLLPLATLLVFKRSPLLALLPGLVCVAANQWRVLYGAAWLGDAVAIWGLVACLIAPWLGLALLRQAGRVHPLPMRRWAYALYPVHFLVLLAVRQIAA, encoded by the coding sequence ATGAGACGACGTGATGGTGCCCTGGACTTGCTCAAATGGTTGGCACTGTTGTCGATGATTCTCGATCATCTGCGATATGTCGGTTTTTCCGTCGATTGGCTGTATGTGCCGGGGCGGTTGGCATTTCCGTGGTTTTGCCTGGCGATGGCGGCAAACCTGGCGCGCGGCGGGCCAAGTGCCGGCTCGTGGCGCTACCTGGGCTGGCTGTTGCTGTTCAGTGCCGTCAGCGAAATCCCTTATCGCTTGTTCATTCCCGACCCCACGACGCTGAACGTGATGCCGACGCTGGTTCTCGGGTTGTTGGTGGCACGCTGTTGGCGGACGCCTACCCTCGAGGCGCGCGGCCTGGCCGCAGCGGCGTTACTGCTGGCGGGGCTGTTTTCGTCGCAACTGATGTTCGGCTTCTTCGGTGTGTTGCTGCCGCTGGCGACGCTGTTGGTGTTCAAGCGCTCGCCATTGCTGGCGTTGTTGCCGGGCTTGGTCTGCGTGGCGGCCAATCAATGGCGGGTCTTGTATGGCGCGGCGTGGCTGGGGGATGCGGTGGCGATTTGGGGGCTGGTGGCTTGCCTGATCGCGCCATGGCTGGGGCTGGCGCTTTTGCGACAGGCGGGTCGTGTTCATCCACTGCCGATGCGGCGTTGGGCGTATGCGCTGTATCCCGTGCATTTCTTGGTGCTGCTCGCGGTTCGCCAGATTGCCGCATAG
- a CDS encoding threonine aldolase family protein: MTDKSQQFASDNYSGICPEAWAAMEEANQGHQRAYGDDDWTHRAADGFRELFETDCEVFFAFNGTAANSLALSSLCQSYHSVICSETAHVETDECGAPEFFSNGSKLLVARTENGKLTPESIREVALKRQDIHYPKPRVVTLTQATEVGSVYTPDEIRAISATCKELGLNLHMDGARFSNACAFLGCTPADLTWKAGVDVLCFGGTKNGMAVGEAILFFNHDLAEDFDYRCKQAGQLASKMRFLSAPWVGLLQDDAWLKHARHANRCAQLLAELVSDIDGVELMFPVQANGVFLQLSEPAIAALTAKGWRFYTFIGKGGARFMCSWDTEEARARELAADIREVMAG, translated from the coding sequence ATGACCGACAAGAGCCAACAATTCGCCAGCGACAACTATTCCGGTATTTGCCCCGAAGCCTGGGCCGCCATGGAAGAAGCCAACCAGGGCCACCAGCGTGCCTACGGTGATGACGATTGGACCCACCGCGCGGCAGATGGCTTTCGGGAGCTATTCGAAACCGACTGCGAAGTGTTCTTTGCGTTCAACGGCACGGCTGCCAACTCCCTGGCCCTCTCGTCGCTGTGCCAGAGTTATCACAGCGTGATCTGCTCGGAAACCGCCCACGTCGAAACCGACGAATGCGGCGCACCGGAATTCTTTTCCAACGGTTCCAAGCTGCTGGTGGCGCGCACCGAGAATGGCAAGCTGACCCCCGAATCGATCCGCGAGGTCGCCCTCAAGCGCCAGGACATCCACTATCCCAAGCCGCGCGTCGTGACCCTGACCCAGGCCACGGAAGTCGGCAGCGTCTACACGCCGGATGAAATCCGCGCCATCAGCGCCACCTGCAAGGAACTGGGGTTGAACCTGCACATGGACGGCGCACGGTTCTCCAACGCCTGCGCCTTCCTCGGCTGCACCCCAGCCGACCTGACCTGGAAAGCCGGCGTCGACGTGCTGTGCTTCGGCGGCACTAAGAATGGCATGGCGGTGGGTGAAGCCATCCTGTTCTTCAACCACGACCTGGCCGAAGACTTCGACTATCGCTGCAAACAGGCCGGGCAGTTGGCGTCGAAAATGCGCTTTCTCTCCGCACCGTGGGTCGGCTTGCTGCAAGACGACGCGTGGCTCAAGCACGCCCGCCACGCCAACCGCTGCGCGCAACTGCTGGCAGAACTGGTCAGCGACATCGACGGCGTGGAACTGATGTTCCCGGTCCAGGCCAACGGCGTGTTCCTGCAACTCTCGGAACCGGCCATCGCCGCACTGACGGCCAAGGGCTGGCGTTTCTACACCTTCATCGGCAAGGGCGGCGCACGCTTCATGTGCTCGTGGGATACCGAGGAAGCGCGGGCGCGGGAATTGGCGGCGGATATTCGGGAAGTGATGGCGGGCTAA